The following proteins are co-located in the Doryrhamphus excisus isolate RoL2022-K1 chromosome 3, RoL_Dexc_1.0, whole genome shotgun sequence genome:
- the smg7 gene encoding nonsense-mediated mRNA decay factor SMG7 isoform X2, which produces MFPVFTAEALKADMTDSKLVAAEAWTSRQALQDLYQKMLVTDLEYALDKKVEQDLWNHAFKNQITTLQSQAKNRANPNRSEVQANLSLFLEAASGFYTQLLQELCTVFNVDLPCRVKTSQLGIISNRQNNGGAIVTPQPSSCSYICQHCLVHLGDIARYRNQTSQAESYYRHAAQLVPSNGQPYNQLAILASSKGDHLTTIFYYCRSIAVKFPFPAASTNLQKALSKALESREDVRSKWSVSDFIKAFIKFHGHVYLGKSVDQLDALRERLEDNFQRLILQKAFSSQQLVHMTVINLFELHHLRELAADGAEQQVSWFQLLGLFMSLLGIMCRRVLLNKNCDEEVAGECPLPAIKISLDWLRLRPGMFHEAAVGERQHVWPWLVSILNSFQPKDHHVSNSSVTPLPEEFELQGFLALRPALRSLDFTKGHQGVPVDRNVLLLRTRHQRLITLGKWVADNQPGLIRCRVGDDGLLFFITDIPEQAIEEPAEKEPFVLQEASNGEQVIGEGGNTGLKSVLSAGKAQNSWLDGGERPVVTFKENIKPREQNREPARIPHQKDSGKERRDFAKGNGTSGKSELKRDGKRKCELKKVCQEKVADAGKQVKAQTELRKTPVSEAKKAPATPTQGTCSSQFIPIHHPGAFPPLPSRPGFPASAFVIPPPVAFPGLQVNPGFTFSTGVSVPGPFLQTAVHTQAGSQVQSGKQSHIPYSQQRPSGPAQGPGSSGQGPVTPGPLQGQQPPSQLQVQVVSQQQSPTKPVQQVGMGKSPPHHSGLQQSFLQLQDQQMWSQNQAALQKIPAMPMSLKQQAFYLAPQDPVKVYDHQLPPHTANMDKKMKFPPYWGPSFRVGDGPAAMVDRMKRPQIACPEQDAGGPRGPPFEDKSSPLLPPDLLKTLADFEEEEELIFSKPPDFFQALAGPLSTLPGPNIFLPNQTRTESGPEVVSHSSSLLPMSGLPLQEYNQNSIFSQAYGKNLAAGSKSDTPMMHQEPSLYSLFEWTPWSPSLHANSDHSTPASQSPHSSNPSSLPSSPPNHNHAATPFSNFGPIGTPDSRERRTVDRWKAEKTGGMSGFGLDYLPASSSSDTGWHQVPSPGSSWTNQESPMEESSSTVLLDSFKSIWSSSMMQPGPSALEQLLLQQKQKQQRGHGAMNPPH; this is translated from the exons ATGTTCCCAGTATTTACG GCAGAGGCCCTGAAGGCTGACATGACAG ACTCCAAGCTGGTAGCAGCTGAGGCGTGGACGTCCCGTCAGGCCCTTCAGGACCTGTACCAGAAGATGCTGGTCACAGACTTGGAGTACGCCTTGGACAAGAAGGTGGAGCAGGATCT GTGGAACCACGCCTTTAAGAATCAGATCACCACCTTGCAAAGCCAGGCCAAAAACCGAGCCAATCCCAACCGCAGTGAGGTGCAGGCCAACCTGTCATTGTTCCTGGAGGCAGCCAGCGGCTTCTACACTCAA TTGTTACAGGAGCTGTGCACAGTCTTCAATGTGGATCTGCCGTGTCGCGTCAAGACATCCCAGCTGGGCATTATCAGCAACAGACAGAACAACGGCGGTGCCATTGTCACTCCGCAGCCCAGCTCATGCTCGTACATCTGCCAGCATTGCTTGGTGCACCTGGGCGACATCG CACGCTACCGCAACCAGACCAGCCAGGCCGAGTCGTATTACCGACACGCCGCTCAGCTGGTCCCATCCAACG GTCAGCCGTACAACCAGCTGGCCATTCTGGCATCCTCCAAAGGAGACCACCTGACCACCATCTTCTACTACTGCCGCAGTATTGCTGTCAAGTTCCCCTTCCCAGCAGCCTCCACTAACCTGCAAAAGGCACTGTCCAAGGCTCTGGAAAG CCGCGAGGATGTGCGAAGCAAGTGGAGTGTGTCTGACTTCATTAAGGCCTTCATCAAGTTTCACGGCCACGTGTACCTGGGTAAGAGTGTGGACCAGCTGGATGCTCTGAGGGAGCGCTTGGAGGATAATTTCCAG AGACTGATCCTCCAGAAGGCCTTCAGCTCTCAGCAGCTGGTCCACATGACCGTCATCAACCTTTTTGAGCTGCACCACCTCAGAGAGCTGGCGGCTGATGGAGCAGAGCAGCaggtcagctggttccagctgCTCGGTCTCTTCA TGTCCTTGCTGGGGATCATGTGCAGGCGGGTTTTGCTCAACAAGAACTGCGATGAGGAGGTGGCTGGAGAGTGTCCTCTGCCGGCCATCAAAATTTCTTTGGACTGGCTCAGGCTGAGACCCGGCATGTTCCATGAGGCCGCTGTGGGCGAGAGGCAGCA TGTCTGGCCGTGGCTGGTCTCTATCCTCAACAGCTTCCAGCCCAAAGACCACCATGTGTCCAACTCCTCAG TGACACCACTGCCGGAAGAGTTTGAGCTTCAAGGCTTCCTGGCCCTCCGACCTGCTCTCAG GTCTCTGGACTTCACCAAAGGTCACCAGGGTGTCCCGGTGGACCGCAATGTTCTGCTCCTCCGCACCAGACATCAGAGACTCATCACTTTGGGAAAGTGGGTAGCTGACAACCAGCCGGG ACTCATACGGTGCCGCGTTGGCGATGACggcctcctcttcttcatcacTGACATTCCCGAGCAGGCCATTGAGGAGCCTGCAGAGAAGGAGCCGTTTGTGCTGCAGGAGGCCTCCAATGGCGAGCAGGTTATCGGCGAGGGTGGTAACACCGGCCTCAAGTCCGTGCTCTCAGCGGGAAAGGCTCAGAACTCGTGGTTGGATGGTGGTGAAAGACCTGTCGTCACCTTCAAGGAAAACATCAAACCACGGGAGCAGAACCGCGAGCCAGCTCGCATCCCTCATCAGAAAGATAGTGGTAAGGAGCGCCGTGACTTTGCCAAAGGCAACGGGACTTCTGGGAAAAGTGAGCTGAAGAGAGATGGAAAGAGGAAGTGCGAACTGAAGAAAGTCTGCCAGGAGAAAGTTGCAGATGCTGGAAAACAG GTGAAAGCTCAGACAGAACTTCGGAAGACTCCGGTCTCTGAGGCCAAGAAGGCCCCCGCTACTCCAACTCAAGGCACCTGCTCTTCCCAGTTCATTCCAATCCATCATCCTGGAGCCTTTCCACCTCTGCCTAGTCGACCTG GCTTCCCTGCCTCTGCCTTTGTCATCCCTCCCCCGGTGGCGTTCCCAGGCTTGCAAGTGAATCCGGGCTTCACCTTCTCTACAGGGGTGTCCGTGCCTGGACCTTTCCTACAGACTGCTGTGCACACACAGGCGGGATCCCAGGTTCAGAGTGGGAAGCAATCCCATATCCCTTACAGTCAGCAGAGGCCCTCAGGTCCGGCTCAGGGGCCAGGCTCCTCAGGCCAGGGCCCTGTAACCCCAGGCCCCCTCCAAGGTCAGCAGCCCCCATCCCAGCTGCAGGTGCAGGTGGTGAGTCAGCAGCAGTCTCCCACCAAACCCGTTCAGCAGGTCGGGATGGGCAAGAGTCCACCCCACCACTCGGGCCTGCAGCAG TCGTTCCTACAGCTCCAGGATCAGCAGATGTGGAGTCAAAATCAAGCGGCGCTGCAGAAGATCCCAGCCATGCCGATGTCATTGAAGCAGCAGGCATTCTACTTGGCACCCCAAGACCCCGTCAAAGTGTACGACCACCAGTTGCCGCCGCATACAGCCAACATGGACAAGAAGATGAAGTTCCCGCCCTACTGGGGGCCTTCCTTCCGAGTGGGCGACGGGCCAGCTGCCATGGTCGACAGGATGAAGAGGCCTCAGATTGCGTGTCCAGAACAAGATGCCGGTGGGCCCAGAGGACCTCCATTTGAG GACAAGAGCTCACCTCTTCTACCTCCTGACCTCTTAAAAACGCTTGCTGAttttgaggaagaggaggagctcaTCTTTTCTAAGCCTCCTGATTTCTTCCAGGCTTTGGCTGGCCCTCTTAGCACACTTCCTGGACCAAATATCTTT CTACCTAACCAGACCAGGACGGAGAGCGGCCCAGAGGTGGTCAGCCATTCGTCTTCCCTGCTACCCATGTCTGGCCTCCCCTTGCAG GAATACAACCAGAACAGCATCTTCAGTCAAGCCTACGGGAAGAACTTAGCTGCCGGCTCCAAGTCTGACACTCCCATGATGCACCAGGAGCCGTCACTCTACTCGCTCTTCGAGTGGACACCCTGGTCCCCATCCCTCCACGCCAATTCAG ATCACTCCACGCCGGCCAGCCAGTCACCTCACTCATCCAACCCCAGCAGTTTGCCGAGCTCCCCACCCAACCACAACCACGCAGCCACACCGTTTTCCAACTTCGGTCCCATCGGTACACCAGACAGCCGAGAGCGGCGCACAGTGGACCGCTGGAAGGCTGAAAAGACAG ggGGCATGAGCGGCTTCGGTCTGGACTACCTGCCAGCTTCCTCCTCTTCGGACACAGGCTGGCACCAAGTCCCGTCCCCTGGCAGCTCCTGGACCAATCAGGAGTCTCCAATGGAAGAGTCGTCCTCCACAGTGCTGCTGGACAGCTTCAAG TCCATCTGGTCCAGCTCCATGATGCAGCCCGGCCCATCTGCGCTGGAGCAGCTGCTCCTGCAGcagaagcagaagcagcagcGAGGTCACGGTGCCATGAACCCGCCTCACTGA